Proteins found in one Labrenzia sp. VG12 genomic segment:
- a CDS encoding GntR family transcriptional regulator produces MTKAELDHRSRLHEVFALPDGRALDICLKLQAAILEHRLAPGLKLSEDEVGEIYGVSRTVVRAALQALAHSGLVAIRKNRGAFIAKPSIREAHEVFQARALIEPAVARLAAEAITEAQLEILKQHLDAEHAALQAGDMGKALFLSGSFHTEIANIADHRIYSGMVRSLISRSSLIIALYWKRSDTACESHSHHALIDAFEKRDGLAAENIQKSHIIDLHSGLDLREKQPAGASLSEALKG; encoded by the coding sequence GTGACAAAAGCAGAGCTCGATCATCGCAGCCGGTTGCATGAGGTTTTCGCCTTGCCCGACGGCCGGGCACTCGACATCTGCCTCAAGCTTCAGGCCGCGATCCTGGAGCACAGGCTGGCGCCCGGGCTGAAGTTGTCGGAGGATGAAGTCGGCGAAATCTACGGTGTCAGCCGCACCGTTGTCAGGGCGGCGCTGCAGGCCCTTGCGCATTCCGGCCTGGTTGCGATCCGGAAGAACCGGGGTGCCTTCATTGCAAAACCGAGCATCCGCGAAGCACATGAAGTCTTTCAGGCGCGTGCCCTGATCGAGCCGGCCGTTGCGCGGCTGGCGGCAGAAGCGATCACGGAAGCGCAGTTGGAAATCCTCAAGCAGCACCTGGATGCCGAGCATGCCGCCTTGCAGGCCGGGGACATGGGCAAAGCCCTGTTTCTGTCCGGAAGTTTTCATACAGAAATCGCGAACATCGCCGACCATCGCATCTATTCGGGCATGGTCCGGTCGCTGATTTCACGTTCCTCGCTGATCATTGCGCTTTACTGGAAACGCTCTGACACGGCCTGCGAAAGTCATTCGCATCATGCCTTGATCGATGCTTTCGAAAAGCGGGACGGCCTGGCTGCCGAAAACATTCAGAAGAGCCATATCATCGATCTTCATTCGGGCCTTGACCTCCGCGAGAAACAGCCTGCAGGCGCATCGCTGAGCGAGGCCTTGAAAGGTTAG
- the purM gene encoding phosphoribosylformylglycinamidine cyclo-ligase: MSESSGSNGLTYADAGVDIDAGNELVNRIKPLVKATSRPGADSDIGGFGGLFDLKGAGFKDPVLVAANDGVGTKLKIAIETGQHRTVGIDLVAMCVNDLVVQGAEPLFFLDYFATGALDVETATDVVAGIADGCKLAGAALIGGETAEMPGMYVEGDYDLAGFSVGAVERDEILPRKDVAAGDVLLGLSSSGVHSNGYSMVRKIIELAGLTWSDEAPFAPGKSLGECLMEPTRIYVKPLLAALKATSGIKALAHITGGGLPENLPRVLPDNCSARIDLSRISAPDVFGWLARTGGVAEQEMLRTFNCGIGMVIVVAEDEAEAVMRVLEEQGETVTGIGRIVPGADAPVVFDGSLGLGA; this comes from the coding sequence ATGAGCGAATCCTCTGGATCCAACGGTCTGACCTATGCCGATGCCGGGGTCGATATCGACGCCGGAAACGAATTGGTGAACCGCATCAAGCCGCTGGTCAAGGCAACCTCCCGTCCGGGTGCGGACAGCGATATTGGCGGCTTCGGCGGTCTGTTCGACCTGAAGGGAGCAGGCTTCAAGGATCCGGTGCTGGTCGCGGCCAATGACGGCGTCGGGACGAAACTCAAGATCGCCATTGAAACCGGCCAACATCGCACGGTCGGTATCGATCTCGTCGCCATGTGCGTCAACGATCTGGTGGTTCAGGGTGCCGAACCGCTGTTCTTCCTCGATTATTTCGCCACTGGCGCTCTGGATGTCGAAACGGCGACCGATGTCGTAGCGGGTATCGCCGACGGCTGCAAACTGGCGGGCGCCGCGCTGATCGGCGGCGAGACCGCCGAAATGCCGGGCATGTATGTTGAAGGCGACTATGACCTGGCCGGGTTTTCCGTCGGGGCCGTCGAACGGGACGAGATCCTGCCGCGCAAGGATGTTGCCGCCGGCGACGTGCTTCTGGGCCTGTCTTCTTCCGGCGTTCACTCCAACGGCTACAGCATGGTGCGCAAGATCATCGAGCTGGCTGGCCTGACATGGTCCGACGAAGCTCCGTTCGCCCCCGGCAAAAGCCTGGGCGAATGCCTGATGGAGCCGACCCGTATTTATGTAAAACCCTTGCTGGCTGCGCTGAAGGCAACGTCCGGCATCAAGGCACTTGCCCATATTACCGGCGGCGGCCTGCCGGAGAACCTGCCTCGCGTACTGCCGGACAACTGCTCGGCAAGGATTGACCTCTCCCGCATTAGCGCACCGGATGTTTTCGGCTGGCTGGCCAGGACGGGCGGCGTCGCAGAACAGGAAATGCTGCGCACATTCAATTGCGGCATTGGCATGGTGATTGTTGTTGCCGAAGATGAAGCGGAAGCCGTCATGCGTGTTCTTGAAGAGCAGGGCGAAACTGTCACCGGCATCGGCCGCATCGTGCCGGGTGCCGACGCGCCGGTCGTCTTTGACGGCAGCCTGGGCCTTGGCGCATGA
- the purN gene encoding phosphoribosylglycinamide formyltransferase yields the protein MSRKKTAVLISGRGTNMGALISAALAPDYPAEIALVLSNRPDAKGLERAAEFGIQTAVVDHTGFSGDREAFEREVDAVLKAHKIELVALAGFMRILTPYLVNAWTNRMINIHPALLPSFKGLATHERALEEGVKLHGATVHFVSAEMDDGPIIIQGAVPVLDQDTPETLGARVLDVEHKIYPKALALVAGGRVRVSGARVTSGDAAENTGDLVWP from the coding sequence ATGAGCCGCAAAAAGACCGCCGTCCTGATTTCCGGTCGGGGCACCAATATGGGCGCCCTGATCTCTGCTGCCCTGGCCCCGGACTACCCGGCTGAAATCGCGCTGGTTCTGTCCAATCGCCCCGACGCCAAGGGGCTGGAACGGGCGGCAGAGTTCGGCATTCAGACCGCGGTTGTCGATCACACCGGTTTTTCCGGCGACCGGGAAGCCTTCGAACGCGAAGTCGACGCGGTCTTGAAGGCGCACAAGATCGAGCTGGTGGCGCTCGCCGGCTTCATGCGCATCCTGACGCCTTACCTGGTCAATGCCTGGACGAACCGGATGATCAACATCCATCCGGCCCTCCTGCCCTCCTTCAAGGGTCTGGCAACCCACGAGCGGGCGCTTGAGGAAGGTGTCAAGCTGCATGGCGCCACCGTGCATTTTGTCTCCGCGGAAATGGATGACGGACCGATCATCATCCAGGGGGCCGTTCCCGTGCTCGACCAGGACACGCCGGAAACGCTTGGCGCCCGTGTTCTGGACGTGGAACACAAGATCTATCCCAAGGCACTTGCGCTGGTCGCCGGTGGCAGGGTCAGGGTTTCCGGCGCACGCGTGACCAGCGGCGATGCCGCCGAAAACACGGGCGATCTGGTCTGGCCGTAA
- a CDS encoding transposase yields the protein MPDRTVKEVLLAVLTGGEASDYSTVPALLDMPCRKPRLFLADKGYDGDAVRQRLLLAGICPIILPKANRRCKLLATSGPIKTGAGLSECSTRSNSSVGSPPDTKKQSVLRRVPQSRSSTHLVTRLCQQNLEEAPR from the coding sequence ATGCCAGATCGGACGGTCAAGGAGGTCCTCTTGGCTGTCCTGACAGGCGGCGAAGCATCCGACTACAGCACCGTTCCAGCCCTCTTGGACATGCCTTGCCGAAAGCCAAGACTGTTCCTGGCTGACAAGGGATACGATGGCGATGCAGTGCGTCAACGTCTGCTGCTCGCAGGGATCTGTCCGATCATTCTGCCGAAGGCAAACCGAAGGTGCAAATTGCTTGCGACTTCCGGGCCTATAAAGACAGGAGCCGGATTGAGCGAATGTTCAACAAGGTCAAACAGTTCCGTAGGATCGCCACCCGATACGAAAAAACAAAGCGTCCTTCGCCGCGTTCCTCAATCTCGCAGCAGCACGCATCTGGTTACGAGACTTTGTCAACAGAACCTAGAAGAAGCACCCCGCTAA
- a CDS encoding ABC transporter ATP-binding protein, which translates to MVKSMDLELVAATKTYGDTIAVDAIDHKFVAGTYSCLLGPSGCGKSSTLRMIAGHESVSSGDILMGRANITDLPPARRGTAMMFQNYALFPHLNVLDNVAFSQKMKGVAKSVRLKKAHQLLQLVDMDSFGERLPGQLSGGQQQRVALARALITEPSVLLLDEPLSALDPFLRIKMRLELKKLQRELGISFVHVTHSQEEALALADDIIVMNDGRIEQSGSPRDIFNAPATEFVARFIGGHNVLQQQGTAVALRADRLTVKKADADTKALLTASVRDVEYLGATVNLALDAGGAGDLTAALSDQTFFEDPIEIGATVFLSWKPEDAHELAA; encoded by the coding sequence ATGGTCAAGTCCATGGACCTGGAACTTGTTGCGGCCACCAAGACATATGGTGACACGATCGCCGTCGACGCGATCGATCACAAGTTTGTCGCCGGGACCTATTCCTGCCTCCTGGGCCCGTCCGGCTGCGGAAAGTCCTCGACCCTGCGGATGATTGCCGGGCACGAGAGCGTGTCCTCCGGCGACATCCTGATGGGAAGGGCCAACATCACCGACCTGCCGCCGGCGCGGCGGGGAACGGCAATGATGTTTCAGAACTACGCGCTCTTCCCGCATCTCAACGTGCTCGACAACGTGGCCTTCTCCCAGAAGATGAAGGGAGTGGCAAAGTCTGTCCGCCTGAAAAAGGCACATCAGCTCCTTCAGCTAGTCGACATGGACAGTTTCGGCGAACGCCTGCCGGGTCAGTTGTCGGGCGGTCAGCAGCAACGTGTCGCCCTGGCCCGTGCCCTCATAACGGAACCTTCCGTCCTTCTGCTGGATGAACCGCTGTCGGCCCTTGACCCGTTCTTGCGCATCAAGATGCGACTTGAACTGAAAAAACTGCAGCGGGAACTCGGCATTTCCTTTGTTCACGTCACCCATAGCCAGGAAGAGGCGTTGGCCCTGGCGGACGACATCATCGTGATGAACGATGGACGGATCGAGCAATCCGGCAGCCCGCGCGACATCTTCAATGCACCGGCAACGGAATTCGTCGCCCGCTTTATCGGCGGTCACAACGTCTTGCAGCAACAGGGAACCGCTGTTGCGCTGCGCGCCGACCGGCTGACGGTGAAAAAGGCGGACGCCGACACCAAGGCTTTGCTGACCGCAAGTGTTCGGGACGTCGAATATCTGGGAGCCACCGTCAACCTTGCCCTGGATGCAGGCGGCGCCGGAGATCTGACGGCAGCGCTGTCGGACCAGACTTTCTTCGAAGATCCAATCGAAATCGGAGCGACCGTTTTCCTCAGCTGGAAACCGGAAGACGCGCACGAGCTGGCAGCCTGA
- a CDS encoding DUF808 domain-containing protein, translating to MSGLLALLDDVAGIAKVAAASVDDVVGQAAKAGAKAAGAVIDDAAVTPKYVAGFSPARELPIVWKIAKGSLKNKLLFLLPVGLLLNSFLPWIITPLLMIGGAYLCFEGAEKVYHIFVPHHHDADEPEGFVPDPTHLEKEKVAGAIKTDFILSAEIMTIALAEIPDGSIWMEAATLAVVAIGITVMVYGSVALIVKADDFGLHLSKEGHFSATRAIGLGIVKAMPGFMKILMIVGTAAMLWVGGSIVLHGADILGFGLLYNIIHDIAHGAAHALQVAEGFVTWAVTAALDGVFGLVLGLALIPVTAKIILPVASMFKKDKAGAGGH from the coding sequence ATGAGCGGATTGCTTGCCCTTCTCGATGATGTTGCCGGTATCGCCAAGGTTGCCGCGGCGTCCGTGGACGATGTTGTCGGACAGGCCGCCAAGGCCGGCGCCAAGGCCGCCGGTGCGGTGATCGATGATGCCGCCGTGACCCCGAAATATGTCGCCGGGTTCTCTCCGGCCCGCGAATTGCCGATCGTCTGGAAGATCGCCAAGGGATCTCTCAAGAACAAGCTGCTGTTCCTGTTGCCGGTCGGCCTTCTCCTGAATTCCTTCCTGCCCTGGATCATCACGCCGCTTTTGATGATCGGCGGGGCCTATTTGTGTTTTGAAGGCGCGGAGAAGGTCTATCATATCTTCGTGCCGCATCATCACGATGCCGACGAACCAGAAGGTTTTGTGCCCGATCCGACCCACCTGGAAAAGGAGAAGGTTGCCGGCGCGATCAAGACCGACTTTATCTTGTCAGCGGAAATCATGACGATTGCGCTGGCCGAAATCCCGGACGGTTCGATCTGGATGGAAGCGGCGACACTGGCCGTTGTCGCCATCGGCATCACGGTCATGGTCTATGGCTCCGTCGCCCTGATCGTGAAGGCCGACGACTTCGGCCTGCATCTGTCCAAGGAAGGCCACTTCTCTGCCACTCGTGCCATCGGGCTTGGCATCGTCAAGGCAATGCCCGGCTTCATGAAGATCCTGATGATTGTCGGAACGGCGGCAATGCTTTGGGTCGGTGGCTCAATCGTCTTGCATGGTGCCGATATTCTCGGTTTCGGGCTGCTCTACAACATCATTCACGACATCGCCCATGGCGCAGCCCATGCCCTGCAGGTGGCTGAAGGTTTCGTCACCTGGGCCGTAACAGCCGCATTGGACGGCGTTTTCGGGCTTGTACTTGGCCTGGCACTGATCCCGGTAACCGCCAAGATCATTCTGCCCGTCGCCTCGATGTTCAAGAAAGACAAGGCTGGTGCCGGCGGGCACTGA
- a CDS encoding amidohydrolase family protein, with protein sequence MTTDPNRRGPVRALLTGIVVTCLASPVAAHDEPIGDAVKDLPLFDAHMHYKEPAWAPYPVKSVIELMDRNGVAMALVSSTPDEGTIRLWEHAPNRIVPELRPYHGGFGSGNWTKMDGMDAYLEGRLAQYPHEGIGEFHIHRLDTSDEALFRKIIGLARDRGIYLHVHSGPEPVRWLYSLDPDVKIIWAHAGLSTPAPQVHELMAAYPGLLADTSLREWDIAGDGRSLDPAWAEIIFDFQDRLMIGSDTWVNAQWDRYDEIMASNRAWLALLPRSVAEKIAYKNAERAFGRTVSTKQIGTR encoded by the coding sequence ATGACGACAGATCCGAACCGGCGCGGGCCGGTCAGAGCCCTTCTGACGGGGATCGTTGTGACCTGCCTGGCAAGTCCTGTGGCGGCCCATGACGAGCCCATTGGTGATGCCGTAAAGGATCTGCCGCTTTTTGACGCGCACATGCATTACAAGGAACCGGCCTGGGCGCCATATCCCGTCAAAAGTGTGATCGAGTTGATGGACCGGAACGGGGTGGCCATGGCGCTGGTGTCGTCGACGCCCGATGAGGGAACGATCCGCCTCTGGGAACACGCGCCGAACCGCATCGTGCCGGAACTGCGCCCCTATCATGGCGGTTTCGGCTCGGGCAACTGGACCAAGATGGACGGCATGGATGCCTATCTGGAGGGGCGCCTTGCGCAATATCCCCATGAAGGGATCGGCGAATTTCATATTCACCGGCTGGACACGTCAGACGAAGCCCTGTTTCGCAAGATCATCGGGCTGGCCAGGGACCGGGGCATCTATCTTCATGTTCACTCCGGCCCCGAGCCGGTGCGGTGGCTCTATTCATTGGACCCGGACGTCAAGATCATCTGGGCTCATGCGGGGCTGAGCACACCGGCGCCACAGGTCCATGAGCTGATGGCCGCCTATCCAGGCCTTCTGGCGGACACCTCCTTAAGGGAATGGGACATCGCCGGAGACGGCCGGTCGCTGGATCCGGCCTGGGCGGAGATCATTTTCGATTTCCAGGACCGGTTGATGATCGGCAGCGACACCTGGGTCAATGCCCAATGGGATCGCTACGACGAGATCATGGCCTCAAACCGGGCCTGGCTGGCCCTGCTGCCCCGGTCTGTTGCGGAAAAGATTGCATACAAGAACGCCGAACGGGCCTTCGGGCGGACCGTTTCAACGAAGCAGATCGGAACCCGATAG
- a CDS encoding Na/Pi cotransporter family protein, whose amino-acid sequence MVLDVLSALGGVGLFLVGMLLLTDGLKALAGQRMREVLARFTSTPLSGAATGTVTTAIVQSSSATTVAAVGFVASGLLTFPQALGIIFGANVGTTLTGWLVAILGFKLDLGQIALPFVFLGAVLRIAFKGKTALAGQALAGFCLIFIGIEHLKTGLDAFGGLVTPTDFPPDTLFGRLQLVAIGILITLVTQSSSAGVATALAALGAGAISFPQAAALVIGMDVGTTFTAVLATLGGGTMAKRTGFAHVIYNLMTGLMALALLTPFSVVARPLIDGGDPQIALVAFHSVFNLTGVVLILPFARPFARLLEWIVPAKGAPLTRALDPLLLEDPRTATDLVRQTVDGLRDATIGLLRTRLNSAAEPREETEPGALAKAIADTRAYLDRIPVFQKDAAHERQVRALYHSLDHLGRLLYRCSQQDRILELSRDHRLLRLSGLLRRTIEQSNAHDAPPPDPVACEELLDRLRVLMRRQRRRQRDLLIARAAAKTLAAETIWLKLYALRWLHRVSYHLWRLQVYSNVLHSETQAVITVEEETRIDEDQE is encoded by the coding sequence ATGGTTTTGGACGTGCTGTCTGCGCTCGGCGGAGTCGGGCTTTTTCTGGTCGGTATGCTGCTTCTCACCGACGGCCTCAAGGCGCTGGCTGGCCAGCGCATGCGAGAGGTGCTTGCGCGTTTCACCTCGACCCCGCTTTCCGGTGCAGCGACCGGCACGGTGACCACCGCCATCGTGCAATCTTCGAGCGCAACAACTGTGGCCGCCGTCGGCTTCGTTGCCTCCGGCTTGCTGACCTTCCCGCAGGCACTCGGCATCATCTTTGGTGCCAATGTGGGCACCACACTCACGGGCTGGCTTGTTGCCATTCTCGGGTTCAAGCTGGATCTCGGCCAGATTGCACTGCCCTTCGTCTTTCTGGGAGCCGTTCTGCGCATCGCCTTCAAGGGCAAGACGGCGCTGGCCGGACAGGCTCTTGCCGGCTTCTGCCTGATTTTCATCGGCATCGAGCATCTGAAGACCGGGCTTGACGCGTTTGGCGGCCTGGTGACACCAACGGATTTTCCGCCCGATACTCTGTTTGGCCGGCTGCAACTGGTGGCAATCGGCATCCTGATCACGCTGGTGACCCAATCGTCCAGTGCCGGAGTGGCGACCGCCCTGGCAGCCCTCGGCGCCGGTGCGATCAGTTTTCCGCAAGCTGCCGCCCTGGTGATCGGCATGGATGTCGGCACGACCTTCACCGCCGTCCTGGCGACGCTCGGCGGCGGAACAATGGCCAAGCGAACCGGCTTCGCACACGTGATCTACAACCTCATGACCGGCCTGATGGCGCTCGCCCTGCTGACCCCGTTCAGCGTGGTTGCCAGGCCCCTGATCGATGGTGGGGATCCGCAGATCGCCCTCGTCGCCTTTCACAGCGTCTTCAACCTGACCGGTGTGGTGCTGATCCTTCCCTTCGCGCGTCCCTTCGCCCGCCTGCTTGAATGGATCGTCCCGGCGAAGGGAGCTCCGCTGACACGCGCGCTGGATCCTCTTCTTCTTGAAGACCCACGCACCGCCACAGACCTTGTCCGACAAACCGTTGACGGCCTCAGGGACGCAACCATCGGCCTCCTGCGCACAAGACTGAACTCTGCAGCAGAACCGCGGGAAGAAACAGAACCCGGCGCGCTCGCAAAGGCAATTGCCGACACGCGTGCCTATCTGGACAGAATACCGGTTTTTCAGAAGGACGCGGCGCATGAACGCCAGGTCAGAGCGCTCTATCACAGCCTCGACCATCTCGGCCGGCTTCTCTATCGCTGCAGCCAGCAGGACCGTATTCTGGAGCTCTCAAGGGACCACCGCCTTCTTCGTCTGTCCGGTTTGTTGCGCAGGACGATCGAACAATCAAACGCACACGATGCCCCTCCGCCAGACCCCGTCGCCTGCGAAGAGCTCCTGGACAGGCTGCGGGTGTTGATGCGGCGCCAGAGACGACGCCAGCGCGATCTGCTGATTGCCCGCGCGGCGGCGAAGACGCTTGCGGCGGAAACGATCTGGCTCAAGCTGTACGCACTTCGCTGGTTGCACCGGGTCTCGTATCACCTGTGGCGGCTGCAGGTGTACAGCAATGTGCTTCACTCCGAGACGCAAGCAGTCATTACAGTCGAAGAGGAAACCCGAATTGACGAAGACCAGGAGTGA